The Vibrio astriarenae genome contains a region encoding:
- the lexA gene encoding transcriptional repressor LexA, translated as MKPLTPRQQQVFDLIRSKIDETGMPPTRAEIARELGFRSANAAEEHLKALARKEAIEIIPGASRGIRILLEAANEEEGLPLIGQVAAGEPILAQEHVETHYQVDPGMFKPQADFLLRVQGESMKDIGIMDGDLLAVHKTTDVRNGQVVVARVDEDVTVKRLENQGDRVLLHAENEEFAPIVVDPTYQSLEIEGLAVGIIRNTDWM; from the coding sequence ATGAAGCCTTTGACGCCGCGCCAACAACAAGTTTTTGACTTGATAAGAAGTAAAATCGACGAAACAGGAATGCCACCGACTCGAGCTGAAATCGCACGAGAACTTGGTTTCCGCTCCGCTAATGCAGCAGAAGAACACCTAAAAGCGCTTGCTCGCAAAGAAGCCATCGAGATTATTCCGGGCGCGTCTCGTGGTATTCGTATTCTACTAGAAGCCGCAAACGAAGAAGAAGGTTTGCCTCTCATTGGCCAGGTCGCTGCCGGTGAGCCTATACTGGCGCAAGAGCATGTAGAAACTCACTACCAAGTCGATCCGGGTATGTTTAAGCCACAGGCTGACTTTCTACTCCGTGTTCAAGGTGAGAGTATGAAGGACATCGGTATTATGGACGGTGACTTACTGGCAGTTCATAAAACGACAGATGTGCGTAATGGCCAGGTTGTTGTCGCGCGTGTCGATGAGGACGTAACGGTTAAGCGCCTAGAAAATCAAGGCGATCGCGTTCTGCTTCATGCTGAGAATGAAGAGTTCGCCCCGATTGTGGTTGACCCAACCTATCAGAGCCTTGAAATTGAAGGTCTTGCCGTCGGTATCATCCGCAACACAGATTGGATGTAG